One stretch of Chitinophaga pendula DNA includes these proteins:
- a CDS encoding FecR family protein: MKQLRNRLKLLRHYLLGKTNEDQRRMIENWYHTVDDTRPIDLWQEEGKKNAIKGGIQLQILEQIDNHNTTGWKAVPLRSKLQIAACIAVLVIGGSWLFLANQLKDPITYFTVTAPLGEIKQILLPDSTEVWLKSGTTLQYSSKYGKQDRQLELTGEAFFSVQEDDSRPFIVRTDNLRTKVLGTAFNIQAYSDQPSIQVWVQHGRVQVSDSMRVITELSKGNRLQWDRADGHFQIDSLDWKQALAWQQGVLLLESATFSEVAFELKEIYGVALTTSSADIRNQHYDAKFFIHKTSVKDIIATLAAVHRIQYKIKGDTITLH, encoded by the coding sequence ATGAAGCAACTACGCAACCGGCTAAAACTACTTCGACATTATTTACTCGGGAAGACGAATGAAGATCAGCGCAGAATGATTGAGAACTGGTATCATACCGTAGACGATACGAGGCCGATCGACCTTTGGCAGGAAGAAGGGAAAAAGAATGCTATCAAAGGAGGTATTCAACTGCAAATCCTGGAACAGATCGATAATCATAATACAACCGGCTGGAAGGCGGTGCCGCTGCGGAGTAAGCTTCAAATAGCGGCCTGTATTGCAGTATTGGTGATCGGTGGTTCCTGGCTTTTCCTGGCTAATCAACTCAAAGATCCTATCACCTATTTTACTGTCACTGCACCGCTGGGCGAGATCAAACAAATATTGTTACCAGACAGTACGGAGGTATGGCTTAAATCCGGCACTACTCTACAATACAGCTCTAAATACGGAAAACAAGACAGGCAATTGGAACTGACCGGAGAAGCATTTTTTTCGGTGCAGGAAGACGACTCCAGACCATTTATTGTGAGGACAGATAACCTGCGAACCAAAGTACTGGGTACCGCCTTCAACATACAGGCGTACAGCGATCAGCCCTCCATACAGGTATGGGTACAACATGGGCGTGTACAGGTAAGTGATAGTATGCGGGTGATAACTGAGCTCTCTAAAGGAAATAGATTGCAATGGGATCGTGCCGACGGTCATTTCCAAATCGATAGTCTGGACTGGAAGCAGGCATTAGCCTGGCAGCAAGGTGTTTTATTGTTGGAGTCCGCTACCTTTTCGGAAGTCGCTTTTGAGCTAAAGGAAATATATGGTGTAGCATTAACTACCAGCAGTGCCGATATCCGCAATCAGCATTATGATGCCAAATTCTTCATACATAAGACTTCAGTAAAAGACATCATCGCCACACTAGCGGCCGTTCATCGTATACAATACAAAATAAAAGGGGACACTATCACACTTCATTAA